The following proteins are co-located in the Camelina sativa cultivar DH55 chromosome 12, Cs, whole genome shotgun sequence genome:
- the LOC104734050 gene encoding putative FBD-associated F-box protein At5g38570, which yields MDNINGLPDDLLVKILLFVPTKVAVSTAVLSKRWEFLWMLLPKLEFICPSQTRVRDFINRKLPLHRAPVIEVLRLHVDCYLYVKPEDVKRWVEVAVSRSVRELEIVYRTKNKNIIPSSFLSCKSLVTLKLRYMTVMDVPSLDEYGDGFVFNQLEHLNLCVKKHDLLNLLGKLLKNSPKLRVLDISVELDIDHWDNLNGMVSCNLPNSVPECLLSSLQTFKWSRYVGRPRDRDIALYILKNACHLKTATFLALKTNYVPHSEMIIEDLTLSPRASSTCQLSIFVED from the exons ATGGACAACATCAATGGATTGCCTGATGACTTGCTCGTGAAGATTTTATTGTTTGTGCCAACAAAAGTTGCTGTATCAACTGCTGTTTTGTCTAAACGATGGGAGTTTCTTTGGATGTTGTTgcctaaactcgagtttatTTGTCCTTCGCAAACTCGAGTTAGGGATTTTATCAATAGGAAGTTGCCATTACACAGAGCTCCAGTCATAGAAGTATTACGTCTCCATGTAGATTGTTACTTATATGTTAAACCTGAAGATGTCAAACGATGGGTTGAAGTCGCGGTTTCTCGCTCTGTACGTGAGCTGGAGATTGTATACCgtacaaagaataaaaacataataccGAGTAGCTTTTTAAGTTGCAAATCGCTCGTGACCTTGAAACTCCGTTACATGACTGTCATGGATGTTCCCTCATT GGATGAGTATGGTGATGGTTTTGTTTTCAACCAACTTGAACATCTGAACCTGTGTGTGAAGAAACATGATTTGTTGAATCTCCTTGGCAAATTGCTCAAAAATTCTCCTAAGTTACGAGTATTAGACATCTCGGTAGAACTGGATATA GATCATTGGGATAACCTCAATGGTATGGTTTCCTGTAATCTACCGAATTCTGTTCCTGAATGCTTGTTGTCGAGTCTACAAACGTTTAAGTGGTCACGATACGTTGGGAGACCACGAGATAGAGATATTGCGCTGTATATCTTGAAAAACGCTTGTCACTTAAAGACGGCAACATTCTTGGCTTTAAAAACGAATTATGTTCCACACTCCGAGATGATCATCGAGGATTTGACACTTTCTCCCCGAGCTTCAAGTACATGCCAACTAAGTATATTTGTTGAGGACTAG